One stretch of Brettanomyces nanus chromosome 4, complete sequence DNA includes these proteins:
- a CDS encoding uncharacterized protein (EggNog:ENOG41), protein MSPQQDSPISKGPKDLPKNGVPKPKGNTPNTNRTSNRNRRRNGKKNKSIQSNDKERPLFLEIQKLVRNRMPITVNGNVVEDLTMTLDEHIKSLLDDKSNTENVYLSFVIHPSDPDFPYDLDFLNITLSIPQSYPHGAPFPTIVVLNDDIPKGFSANIEIGFKQIVATALHNRNNRRKNRGKKEFSEQNTDDDDVGIQIVGGNDLCGMLQTLDKYLERFLSMEKKETVKIVKVIKRYDQEVLEKEGKKAKQKQIQRNQEQNKKKTDDPATIIDSAILEKRNEEIEIFKQRLSHNHLRVFKDSPQNTTFKLELKFQEGSFTIEVEDSTEIVLKKLPIRLTVPKEYLSNPKRPLKMELDMSNDYNMKMVKSLEDQNLRLIFGKLISNMSSNFNYMAENVAKECCDIINGSDSELPKCYWTITSQLNYFIENIQKFMNLKNNFIKWFEENQTLNLELGKSSTLLD, encoded by the coding sequence ATGTCACCTCAGCAAGACAGTCCGATCTCAAAGGGACCCAAGGATTTGCCAAAAAATGGAGTTCCTAAGCCTAAAGGAAATACTCCAAATACAAATCGAACCTCCAATCGCAATAGACGTCGGAATGgcaagaagaacaaaagcATTCAATCCAATGATAAAGAACGACCGCTATTCCTGGAGATTCAGAAACTTGTACGCAACAGGATGCCTATTACAGTGAACGGTAATGTTGTTGAGGACTTAACTATGACCCTTGATGAGCACATAAAATCATTATTGGACGATAAATCAAACACCGAAAATGTGTACCTCTCGTTTGTGATTCATCCCTCTGATCCTGATTTTCCCTATGAtttggatttcttgaacATAACCTTGTCGATACCTCAATCATATCCACATGGGGCACCTTTCCCTACAATCGTGGTACTTAACGACGATATTCCTAAGGGCTTCAGCGCCAATATTGAAATTGGATTCAAGCAAATTGTAGCCACGGCATTGCATAATAGAAATAATAGACGCAAAAATAGGGGGAAAAAGGAATTCTCAGAACAGAATactgacgatgacgatgttGGAATTCAGATTGTTGGTGGTAATGACCTCTGTGGAATGTTACAGACCCTTGATAAGTATCTTGAAAGATTCCTTTcgatggaaaagaaagaaacagttAAGATCGTGAAGGTGATCAAGAGATATGATCAAGAGGTACTGGAAAAGGAAGGTAAAAAGGcaaaacagaaacagataCAACGAAACCAGGaacaaaataaaaaaaagacagaTGATCCCGCTACTATCATAGATAGTGCCATtctggaaaagagaaatgaagagatagaaaTATTTAAACAGAGACTGAGTCATAATCATCTACGTGTTTTCAAGGACTCTCCTCAAAACACCACATTTAAGCTCGAACTAAAATTCCAAGAGGGGAGCTTTACCATCGAGGTCGAAGATTCTACAGAGATTGTTCTTAAAAAGTTGCCGATTAGACTCACTGTGCCCAAGGAATATCTTAGTAATCCCAAGAGACCTTTGAAAATGGAGTTGGATATGTCGAACGATTATAATATGAAAATGGTCAAGTCGTTGGAAGATCAAAATTTGAGACTTATATTTGGAAAGTTGATCAGCAACATGAGCTCTAATTTCAACTACATGGCAGAAAATGTTGCTAAAGAATGCTGTGATATAATCAACGGCTCCGATAGTGAATTACCAAAGTGTTACTGGACAATTACAAGTCAGTTGAACTACTTTATAGAAAACATTCAGAAATTcatgaacttgaaaaacAACTTTATCAAAtggtttgaagaaaatcaaacATTGAATTTGGAGTTGGGTAAATCGTCTACGTTGTTGGATTGA
- a CDS encoding uncharacterized protein (BUSCO:EOG093426VK~CAZy:GT33), with protein sequence MLTLLLAYLFFIPFFFYTIVANISYWLRIRQKRKLGVNKNANEVVIVVLGDLGHSPRITYHAKSFIKLGYVVNICGYVESQVPYFLYDENVSINEIKVIKNTHRLPYIVFAANKVVQQVFELFKVLSGVIDDNTRYVLIQNPPSLPVLAVLAFLKMTICPNVKIIIDWHNLNFTILNLRFHNLKHPIVRLMKNYERILSKKYADLNFTVTEAMRDYLIKEFHLDSNKVITVYDRPSNKFEPLMDEEEFDEIIASNPAIFEDFAYNKETDKILITSTSFSADEDFSILVEALKKLDDTLGDMKGSFRILMIVTGKGPLKLDFLKEVKEFNWKRVRVTDVWLTDDEYPKILRIADLGISLHYSSSGLDLPMKIVDLFGSGVPVVSMGYHVISELVTEGKNGLLLKDNHSGQELADTIYHALYEDKHLLGTLRSGARKESERGWDDEWDEKLANLLKL encoded by the coding sequence ATGCTCACTCTGCTTTTGGCGTACCTATTTTTcattcctttcttcttctataCTATCGTGGCTAATATATCTTACTGGCTTCGCATCaggcagaaaagaaagttggGTGTGAATAAAAACGCAAATGAAGTTGTTATAGTGGTCTTAGGGGATCTAGGCCATTCGCCCAGAATTACATATCATGCTAAAAGCTTTATCAAGCTTGGCTACGTTGTTAACATATGCGGATATGTGGAAAGCCAGGTACCTTATTTTCTCTACGACGAAAATGTTTCTATTAACGAAATCAAGGTTATTAAGAACACACATAGACTTCCGTATATCGTGTTTGCGGCAAATAAAGTGGTCCAACAGGTGTTTGAACTATTCAAAGTGCTTTCAGGTGTAATTGACGATAATACCAGATATGTCCTAATTCAAAACCCTCCAAGCTTGCCCGTTCTCGCCGTGCTGGCATTTCTAAAGATGACAATATGTCCCAATGTTAAGATTATAATTGATTGGCATAACTTGAATTTCACAATTTTGAACCTAAGATTCCATAACTTGAAGCATCCGATTgtgagattgatgaaaaattacGAGAGGATTCTCAGTAAGAAGTACGCTGACCTCAACTTCACTGTCACCGAGGCTATGAGAGATTACCTTATCAAGGAATTCCATCTTGATTCTAACAAGGTTATTACCGTTTATGACAGACCAAGCAATAAATTTGAACCGTTAATGGACGAGGAGGAGTTTGACGAAATCATAGCCAGCAACCCAGCAATATTTGAGGATTTTGCTTATAACAAAGAAACGGATAAGATCTTGATCACATCAACTTCCTTCTCGGCCGATGAAGACTTTTCTATTCTTGTTGAGGCCCTAAAGAAATTGGACGACACATTAGGGGATATGAAGGGATCTTTTAGGATCCTTATGATTGTCACCGGTAAAGGTCCGTTGAAGCTAGACTTTTTAAAAGAGGTGAAAGAGttcaattggaagagagtCAGAGTTACCGATGTGTGGTTAACCGATGATGAGTATCCTAAGATTCTCAGGATAGCCGACTTAGGAATATCGCTACATTATTCAAGTTCTGGCCTTGATCTACCTATGAAAATAGtcgatctctttggatctgGAGTGCCCGTCGTCTCAATGGGTTATCATGTCATATCAGAGTTAGTCACGGAGGGAAAGAACGGTCTGTTACTCAAGGATAACCACAGTGGCCAAGAGTTGGCAGATACGATATATCATGCATTATATGAAGACAAACATTTACTTGGTACACTTAGATCTGGTGctagaaaagaaagtgaacGTGGTTGGGATGATGAATGGGATGAAAAGTTAGCCAATCTGCTCAAATTATAA
- the ARO1 gene encoding 3-dehydroquinate dehydratase (3-dehydroquinase) (BUSCO:EOG09340KM6) — protein MIEENHIEEVEILGQKIIKVGFRIRSYICEEIIKNYTSSTYVIITDSNIVAAGHLNNYKKTFTEKLAELRPHSRLLTYVISPGESNKNRATKAAIEDFLLLNGCTRDTFIIAMGGGVIGDMIGYVAATFMRGVRVVQIPTTLLAMVDSSIGGKTAIDTPLGKNFIGAFWQPKYVMVDVAFLETLPVRQFINGMGEVIKTSAIWDAEEFDRLERNTQKFLKVINNRRADDTVDITPILDHIFKLVLGSIKVKADVVSRDEREGGLRNLLNFGHSIGHAYEAILTPQAFHGECVSVGAVKEAELARYLGILSPVAVSRLAGCFSGYGLPISVHDKIMVDRVNGKVCHIDKLLEKMAIDKKNVGARKRAVILKRIGQCYEPHATFVSDQDLRFIVAKDVKVFPYSHGGKEFIVTPPGSKSISNRALIMAALGDGQCKIKNLLHSDDTKFMINAVTALRGAELSWEDDGNTVVITGRGGDLTATTKEIYLGNAGTASRFLTTLACLVKPSVETSHIVLTGNKRMQERPNGPLIKALRSNGSNIICLNKEGSLPVRVECTNNGLKGGRIELAATVSSQYVSSILMCAPYADQPVTLALVGGKPISQTYITMTIQMMETFGIKVTKDLSEPFTYHIPKGHFRNPREYIVESDASSATYPLGFAALTGTKCTVPNIGSASLQGDSRFAVNVLRPMGCSVIQTETSTTVQGPPVGHLKALPSVDMEPMTDGFLTASVVAAISSGTTTITGIANQRVKECNRISAMRTELGKFGVVATELDDGIVIHGIDYRKLSCPKEGIDTYDDHRVAMSLSLLAGMCQEPVVVHDRRCTSKTWPGWWDILHSTLRAKLDGCEPQNSARSVVRKKNGSKSIVLIGMRASGKTTMADVISRELGLKLLDLDTYFEDQVKQTIMDFVHEHGWLEFRKNETKFAKRAMNEFPENYIISTGGGIVESPQSRALLKEYCNQGGIVLHLHRDMTKTVQFLTEKDSVRPSYDESILGVWNRREPWYHECSNFFFYSPHSVNEQQFNQLRHSMGLFVNRITGNPLPLPKGRSYFVCLTYPDLREGNVLSQLDEITAGCAAVELRVDLLKFQDPEFVSEQISLLRLYTELPIIFTLRTQGQGGKFPDADYTKIAFLLDMAFKIGVDYVDLELSLPEGLLDTLASKRRFTKIIGSHHDAVGQYKWDSPEWESKYQLALNCGVDVVKFVGTATSMADNVALENFRSKHTARPLMAINMGRVGRLSRALNPFLTPVNHSLLPSSSAPGQLSIKQIHETLNLVGDLKPLKFYVVGTPISHSRSPALHTAGYKALGMNHTFEKFETNSAEEVSNKLLTQSNFGGCAITIPLKLDMLKYVSELSESARTIGAINTLYPIGKDKFGGANTDWIGIRDSFIHNGAPSKIIGDGLVIGAGGTARAAVYALHQMGCKKIYMINRTSSQIEEVKHQFPENFNIKPLNTLVEISSMGPVGFAVCTIPGNVDLDEGFRNIIYTALSNGFSKQKFLIDAAYKPLETPVLKMAQRIGWTTIPGRQMLVNQGVAQFKVFLGIRPPYKDLFNAVVNE, from the coding sequence atgattgaagaaaatcataTAGAGGAGGTGGAGATCCTAGGCCAGAAGATAATCAAGGTTGGTTTTAGAATCCGCTCGTACATTTGCGAGgagatcatcaagaacTATACTTCTTCCACCTATGTGATCATTACTGACAGTAACATCGTTGCTGCAGGTCACTTGAATAACTATAAAAAAACATtcactgaaaaattggCCGAATTAAGGCCACATTCAAGACTTCTTACCTATGTTATCTCACCAGGTGAATCTAACAAAAATAGGGCCACTAAAGCTGCCATTGAGGACTTCCTACTTCTTAATGGTTGTACCCGTGATACATTCATTATTGCCATGGGAGGAGGTGTTATTGGCGACATGATTGGCTATGTCGCTGCTACTTTCATGCGTGGTGTTAGAGTTGTTCAAATTCCAACCACCTTATTGGCCATGGTGGACTCTTCTATCGGTGGTAAGACTGCCATTGACACTCCACTAGGCAAAAACTTTATTGGTGCTTTCTGGCAACCTAAGTATGTTATGGTGGATGTTGCATTCCTTGAAACCTTACCTGTTAGACAGTTCATCAACGGTATGGGAGAAGTCATCAAGACTTCTGCCATTTGGGATGCAGAAGAATTCGACAGATTGGAACGAAACACTCAAAAGTTTCTCAAAGTGATCAACAACCGGCGCGCTGATGATACTGTTGACATTACACCAATCCTTGATCACATCTTTAAGCTTGTCTTGGGATCCATCAAGGTGAAGGCCGACGTGGTTTCTAGAGATGAGAGAGAGGGGGGCCTTAGaaatttgttgaatttTGGCCATTCTATTGGACATGCTTATGAGGCTATTCTTACACCACAGGCTTTTCATGGTGAATGCGTCTCTGTTGGAGCAGTCAAAGAAGCCGAGCTTGCCCGTTACTTAGGCATCTTGTCTCCTGTCGCCGTTTCTCGTCTTGCCGGCTGTTTTTCCGGCTATGGACTTCCAATATCGGTTCATGACAAAATTATGGTTGATAGGGTCAACGGTAAGGTGTGCCATATTGATAAATTGCTTGAGAAAATGGCAatagataaaaaaaatgtcGGTGCTCGTAAGAGAGCTGTCATTCTTAAGAGAATAGGTCAATGCTACGAGCCTCATGCAACGTTCGTGAGCGACCAGGATTTGAGATTCATAGTGGCAAAGGATGTAAAAGTTTTTCCATACAGCCACGGTGGTAAAGAGTTTATAGTGACTCCGCCGGGTTCCAAATCGATCTCTAATCGTGCCTTGATCATGGCTGCCTTGGGTGACGGTCAATGCAAAATTAAGAATCTACTTCACTCTGATGATACCAAATTTATGATCAATGCGGTTACTGCTCTTAGAGGTGCCGAGCTTTCTTGGGAGGACGACGGTAATACTGTTGTGATTACTGGCCGTGGGGGTGATTTGACTGCCACCACCAAGGAAATCTACTTGGGCAATGCAGGTACTGCTTCCAGATTCCTTACCACTCTCGCATGTCTTGTGAAACCGTCTGTTGAAACATCCCATATTGTTCTCACTGGCAATAAGCGTATGCAAGAAAGACCTAATGGACCTCTTATCAAGGCCCTTCGTTCAAACGGAAGCAATATAATTTGTCTCAACAAGGAGGGGTCCTTGCCTGTGCGTGTTGAATGTACCAATAACGGCCTTAAAGGTGGAAGAATTGAGTTGGCTGCCACTGTTTCCTCTCAATACGTTTCCTCCATTCTTATGTGCGCACCATACGCAGACCAACCAGTTACCTTGGCTCTTGTTGGTGGAAAGCCAATATCTCAAACATATATCACTATGACGATCCAGATGATGGAAACATTTGGTATCAAGGTTACTAAGGATTTGAGTGAACCTTTCACTTACCACATTCCAAAGGGTCACTTCAGAAACCCTCGGGAATACATTGTGGAGTCGGATGCGTCATCGGCTACCTATCCTTTAGGATTTGCCGCTTTGACCGGAACTAAATGTACAGTTCCTAACATAGGATCTGCATCTTTGCAGGGTGATTCGAGGTTTGCTGTGAACGTGCTTCGTCCTATGGGATGTAGCGTTATTCAAACGGAGACAAGCACCACAGTGCAAGGTCCCCCAGTAGGTCATTTGAAGGCACTACCATCGGTAGATATGGAGCCAATGACAGATGGCTTTCTTACTGCCTCGGTTGTAGCAGCAATATCTTCTGGCACTACAACAATCACTGGTATTGCCAATCAACGTGTTAAAGAATGCAACAGAATTTCTGCCATGCGTACTGAATTGGGCAAATTTGGAGTGGTTGCTACAGAGCTTGACGATGGAATCGTTATCCATGGAATTGACTACAGAAAATTGAGTTGTCCAAAGGAAGGTATTGATACTTACGACGATCATCGAGTCGCTatgtctctttctttgcttgcTGGAATGTGTCAAGAACCGGTCGTGGTTCATGATCGGAGGTGCACATCTAAAACCTGGCCGGGTTGGTGGGATATTCTTCACTCCACTCTTAGGGCAAAATTAGATGGATGTGAACCTCAAAATTCGGCAAGATCTGTTGTTCGAAAGAAAAACGGCAGTAAAAGTATTGTTTTGATTGGTATGCGTGCCTCAGGTAAGACTACTATGGCTGATGTGATATCTCGAGAGCTAGGCttgaagcttcttgatTTGGATACATATTTTGAGGATCAGGTTAAGCAGACCATCATGGATTTTGTTCACGAACATGGATGGCTGGAATTCCGCAAGAATGAGACCAAATTTGCCAAGAGGGCTATGAATGAATTTCCCGAGAATTACATAATTTCCACTGGTGGAGGCATTGTGGAGTCCCCTCAGTCTCGTGCTCTCTTGAAGGAGTATTGCAATCAGGGAGGAATTGTGCTACATTTGCATAGGGATATGACAAAAACTGTTCAGTTCTTAACTGAAAAGGACAGTGTTCGTCCTTCTTACGATGAGAGTATTCTCGGTGTGTGGAATCGTCGTGAACCTTGGTATCATGAATGctccaatttctttttctacTCTCCACATAGTGTTAACGAACAGCAATTCAATCAGTTGAGGCACTCTATGGGCTTGTTCGTGAATCGGATCACCGGTAACCCTCTACCCCTTCCCAAGGGACGTTCATACTTTGTTTGCCTTACCTACCCAGATCTTAGGGAAGGCAATGTATTGTCTCAATTGGATGAAATTACAGCCGGTTGTGCTGCAGTAGAACTACGTGTTGATTTATTAAAATTTCAGGACCCTGAATTTGTATCAGAGCAAATTAGTCTCCTAAGATTGTACACAGAGCTACCGATTATTTTTACTCTCAGAACTCAAGGTCAGGGGGGAAAGTTCCCAGATGCAGACTACACGAAAAttgcttttcttcttgatatgGCCTTCAAGATTGGTGTAGATTACGTTGACTTGGAGTTATCCCTCCCCGAAGGATTATTGGACACCCTAGCATCTAAGAGAAGGTTCACAAAAATCATCGGTTCTCATCACGATGCTGTTGGTCAATACAAATGGGATTCTCCAGAGTGGGAGAGCAAGTACCAGTTGGCATTGAACTGCGGCGTTGATGTGGTTAAATTTGTTGGAACGGCCACTTCCATGGCTGATAATGTTGCCCTTGAGAACTTCCGTTCTAAGCATACCGCCAGGCCTCTCATGGCTATCAATATGGGCCGTGTTGGTCGACTTTCGAGAGCACTCAACCCATTCTTGACGCCTGTGAATCACAGTTTGCTTCCAAGCTCGTCTGCCCCGGGTCAACTCTCAATTAAGCAAATACATGAAACTTTGAATTTGGTTGGTGATCTTAAGCCTTTGAAGTTTTATGTTGTTGGAACGCCTATTTCTCATTCGAGATCTCCAGCTTTGCATACTGCTGGATATAAGGCATTGGGAATGAACCATacttttgaaaaatttgagACAAATAGCGCCGAAGAAGTGAGCAATAAGCTATTGACACAAAGCAATTTTGGTGGATGTGCTATCACAATTCCTTTGAAACTTGACATGTTGAAATACGTTTCTGAGCTTTCAGAATCTGCCAGAACTATCGGTGCTATCAATACATTGTATCCAATTGGAAAAGATAAATTTGGTGGAGCTAACACAGACTGGATTGGTATTAGAGATTCATTTATCCACAATGGCGCTCCTTCCAAGATTATCGGGGATGGCCTTGTGATTGGTGCTGGGGGTACTGCTCGTGCTGCTGTTTATGCATTGCATCAGATGGGTTGTAAAAAAATCTACATGATTAACAGAACTAGCTCTCAGATAGAAGAAGTTAAACATCAGTTTCCTGAGAATTTCAATATTAAGCCATTGAATACTCTCGTGGAAATCAGCTCTATGGGCCCCGTTGGCTTTGCAGTGTGCACAATTCCTGGAAACGTGGATCTAGATGAAGGCTTTAGAAATATCATTTACACTGCTTTAAGTAATGGTTTCTCGAAGCAGAAGTTCTTGATTGATGCTGCCTACAAGCCTTTGGAGACTCCAGTGCTAAAGATGGCACAACGGATCGGCTGGACTACGATTCCAGGTAGACAGATGTTGGTGAACCAAGGTGTGGCACAATTCAAAGTCTTCCTAGGAATTCGTCCCCCATACAAGGACCTTTTCAATGCTGTCGTTAACGAATAA